The Prochlorococcus marinus CUG1417 genome includes the window TTAAATTCCATAAATTAGCATTCAATCCCTTGTCTGATGTAACCCTTACAAAGCCATACAATTTATTTTTTAATTCGTTCTGTATGGTGAAAAAGAAATTACTTTTCTGAATTGCCTCTGTGAGAGGTTTTATTGGGAAGGTTTCACAACCACAATTTGCTAAAAGTTTATTAACTTCTTTAGCTAATGGGATCTTAGAAGAGTTAATAATATAACCTTCAGGAAGAACAAGTTTTTTTTTAGAAAAATATTGCAATTCTCAACCAGTATTTCTCATTCCAGCTGCTATTCCATTAATAGTTAAAAGTGCACCTCTCAATAGTTCACTTCTACTATAAGCTCTTCTAGATTCGTCATTATCAATAACGAATTCGCTGATTGGGGGTTGCCTTGTTTGGTCTCTAAGTCTTCTCAAAAGTGAAACCTGCAAAAAGCCCAATGGGATGATAGTTTTATTTCTCAAACTTACCGATGATTTTAAGTCTCTATCAGATTCTAAGAGCTTACTTTTACCAGTAATTTCAAGTATTAAAGATTTTGTAAGATTATATTCTTTAGCAATTACTTCAAAAATATCTTCAAAGGAATCTTTATTTTCTTTACTACCAAGTTTGTCAACATAATATTTTGCTACTTCCAAATCTACCTTAGATAATGTCATTTCTACCTTGGAAATAAGCATTCTGAAAAATGGCCATCTTTGATGTAGAACTCTTAGTAATTCAATTTGTTGTGGATCTGAATTTAATTCAGATGATAATGCAGTTCCTACTCCGAACCAACTTGGCAAGAG containing:
- a CDS encoding N-acetyltransferase: MQYFSKKKLVLPEGYIINSSKIPLAKEVNKLLANCGCETFPIKPLTEAIQKSNFFFTIQNELKNKLYGFVRVTSDKGLNANLWNLSAIPGDNQQLFYSILLQVTIEKINREMPGCSISVQAPVSSFKSLKESGFILDPNGIRVMGYKL